A single region of the Winslowiella toletana genome encodes:
- a CDS encoding aspartate-semialdehyde dehydrogenase, with protein MSDGWNIALLGATGAVGNALLELLAERQFPVGELYLLASERSAGENMRFEGKTQIVKDASDFDWSQAQLAFFVAGREASARYAEEAASAGCLVIDSSDLFALEPDVPLVVADVNPQVLADYRNRNIISVADSLTSQLLCAIKPLVEQAGLSRLQVTNLLSASSYGKAAVDSLAGESARLLNGIPAEEHYFGRQLAFNMLPLLADSEGSVAQERRLVDQVRKVLQDEGLPIAVSCVQSPVFYGNAQIVHVEGLRPLSAEEARDELARADDILLSEEDDYPTQVGDASGNVQLSVGCLRNDYGVPELLQFWSVADNIRFGGALMAVKTAEKLVQEYLY; from the coding sequence ATGTCTGACGGCTGGAATATTGCGCTTTTGGGCGCGACAGGCGCAGTAGGGAACGCTTTACTGGAATTACTGGCGGAACGCCAGTTCCCGGTTGGTGAGTTATATTTGCTGGCCAGCGAACGCAGTGCCGGTGAAAACATGCGCTTCGAGGGCAAGACACAGATAGTTAAAGATGCCAGCGATTTCGACTGGTCACAGGCGCAGCTGGCGTTTTTCGTCGCGGGTCGTGAGGCTTCAGCACGTTATGCCGAAGAGGCTGCCAGTGCTGGTTGCCTGGTGATCGACAGCAGCGATCTGTTTGCTCTGGAGCCCGATGTGCCGTTAGTGGTGGCAGATGTCAATCCACAGGTACTGGCCGATTACCGCAATCGCAATATCATTAGCGTGGCTGACAGTCTGACCAGCCAGCTACTGTGTGCGATTAAACCGCTGGTAGAGCAGGCTGGCCTTAGCCGTCTGCAGGTGACTAATCTGCTGTCTGCCTCTTCATACGGCAAAGCCGCAGTGGACTCACTGGCTGGTGAAAGCGCGCGGTTACTGAACGGCATTCCGGCGGAAGAGCACTATTTTGGCCGTCAGCTGGCATTTAATATGTTGCCATTGCTGGCTGACAGCGAAGGCAGCGTGGCGCAGGAGCGTCGCTTGGTCGATCAGGTGCGTAAAGTACTGCAGGATGAAGGCTTACCGATTGCCGTCAGCTGCGTGCAGTCTCCGGTGTTTTACGGCAATGCGCAAATCGTGCATGTTGAAGGTTTGCGTCCGCTGTCAGCGGAAGAAGCGCGTGATGAACTGGCGCGTGCCGATGATATTCTGCTGTCTGAGGAAGATGACTATCCGACGCAGGTGGGTGACGCCTCCGGCAATGTCCAGCTCAGCGTAGGTTGCCTGCGTAATGATTATGGCGTGCCTGAGCTGCTGCAGTTCTGGTCGGTAGCTGATAACATCCGCTTCGGCGGTGCTCTGATGGCAGTTAAAACCGCGGAGAAACTGGTGCAGGAGTATCTGTACTGA
- a CDS encoding DMT family transporter: protein MNFLFPLFAVLIWSINAIVSKLSADAIDPAAISFYRWLLALIALTPFVLPGAWRNRRQIAAQWWKLLILGLLGMVLYQSLAYYAAHSVTALFMGILNALIPLLTVLISLVVLRLAPTLGILLGSILSFAGLVWLVSQGNPQQLLMHGLGKGELMMFAASTSYALYGVLTKRWAIPLPNWQSLYVQIVFGVLLLTPGFLAAPEVSLNLHNIPLVLFAGIPASIIAPFLWIQGVQRMGANTATIFMNLAPIFTAIIAVLFLHESLHSYHFIGGGVTLFGVLLAQRLRTPLTRRKPLATPPA from the coding sequence ATGAATTTCCTGTTTCCCCTGTTCGCGGTATTGATCTGGTCGATCAATGCCATCGTCAGCAAGTTGTCAGCCGACGCCATCGATCCGGCGGCGATTTCGTTTTATCGCTGGCTACTGGCGCTGATCGCGTTGACGCCATTTGTGTTGCCGGGTGCCTGGCGCAACCGTCGACAGATAGCCGCACAGTGGTGGAAACTATTAATTCTTGGCTTGCTGGGCATGGTGCTGTATCAGAGCCTCGCCTACTATGCTGCGCACAGCGTGACAGCGCTGTTTATGGGGATTCTTAATGCGTTGATCCCGCTGCTGACGGTGCTGATTAGCCTGGTGGTGCTGCGACTGGCCCCGACCCTCGGCATTCTGCTGGGCAGTATTTTGTCGTTTGCTGGCCTGGTGTGGCTGGTCAGCCAGGGCAATCCACAGCAGTTGCTGATGCATGGGCTGGGCAAAGGCGAACTGATGATGTTTGCCGCTTCTACTTCCTATGCGCTTTACGGCGTGCTGACCAAACGCTGGGCGATTCCGCTGCCCAACTGGCAGAGCCTGTATGTACAGATAGTGTTTGGCGTGCTGCTGCTGACGCCAGGCTTCCTGGCCGCGCCTGAGGTGTCACTGAATCTGCACAATATTCCGCTGGTGCTGTTCGCCGGAATTCCGGCTTCGATCATCGCGCCATTCCTGTGGATCCAGGGAGTCCAGCGTATGGGCGCCAATACCGCCACCATCTTTATGAACCTCGCACCGATCTTTACCGCCATTATCGCCGTGCTGTTTCTCCATGAGTCGCTGCACAGTTATCACTTTATTGGCGGCGGCGTTACTCTGTTCGGCGTATTGCTGGCGCAGCGCCTGCGCACGCCATTAACCCGCAGAAAACCGCTGGCTACCCCGCCCGCCTGA
- the truA gene encoding tRNA pseudouridine(38-40) synthase TruA, whose product MSEGALPAEASTIKLALGVEYDGSRYYGWQRQQEVRSVQARLEQALSKVANQPVNVFCAGRTDAGVHGTGQVVHFETTSQRKDAAWTLGANANLPADIAVRWVKQVPDEFHARFSATARRYRYVIYNQRLRPAILGGGVTHFYHPLDAEKMQRAGQCLIGENDFTSFRAVQCQSRTPWRNVMHLNVSRHGSYIVVDIKANAFVHHMVRNIVGSLMEIGCGNQHEGWMAELLAAKDRTLAAATAKAEGLYLVAVDYPQHFALPRPPMGPLFLED is encoded by the coding sequence ATGTCTGAGGGGGCGTTACCAGCCGAAGCCAGCACCATTAAGCTGGCGCTCGGTGTGGAATATGATGGCAGCCGTTATTACGGCTGGCAGCGTCAGCAGGAAGTGCGCAGCGTTCAGGCGCGGCTGGAGCAGGCGCTGTCAAAAGTTGCCAACCAGCCGGTAAATGTGTTTTGCGCCGGACGAACCGATGCTGGCGTGCACGGCACCGGCCAGGTGGTGCATTTCGAAACCACTTCGCAGCGCAAAGACGCCGCCTGGACGCTGGGCGCTAACGCCAATCTGCCGGCTGATATCGCGGTGCGTTGGGTCAAGCAAGTGCCGGATGAGTTTCATGCCCGCTTCAGCGCCACCGCACGGCGTTATCGTTATGTTATTTATAATCAACGGCTGCGTCCGGCGATTTTAGGCGGCGGCGTCACCCATTTTTACCATCCGCTGGATGCGGAAAAAATGCAGCGTGCCGGGCAGTGTCTGATTGGTGAAAACGACTTTACCTCGTTTCGCGCCGTGCAGTGTCAGTCACGTACGCCATGGCGTAACGTGATGCATCTGAATGTCAGTCGTCACGGCAGCTATATTGTGGTGGATATCAAAGCGAACGCTTTTGTTCATCATATGGTGCGTAATATTGTCGGTAGCCTGATGGAAATAGGCTGCGGCAATCAGCATGAAGGCTGGATGGCCGAATTGCTGGCGGCGAAAGATCGTACTCTGGCGGCAGCCACAGCGAAAGCTGAAGGGCTGTATCTGGTGGCGGTCGATTATCCGCAGCATTTTGCATTACCACGTCCACCGATGGGACCGTTGTTCCTCGAGGATTAA
- the tctD gene encoding transcriptional regulator TctD, whose product MRLLLVEDTAELACWLRKALTHAGFAVDWVADGLAADQLLQTEQYALVVLDVSLPRLNGLELLARMRKRGQSLPVLLLTARVELADRVRGLNQGADDYLTKPFELEELEARIRALLRRSQGHHESAQVFGELVLHDEGFFVLQEKPLALTPRESSVLTTLMQRRGRPVSRQQLYEQTFTLADEASPESIELYVHRVRKKLSGSNVSIVTLRGLGYSLECQPCA is encoded by the coding sequence ATGCGTCTCTTACTGGTTGAAGATACGGCGGAGCTGGCATGCTGGTTGCGAAAGGCGCTGACCCATGCGGGGTTTGCCGTCGACTGGGTCGCTGATGGTCTGGCAGCCGATCAGCTACTGCAAACCGAGCAATATGCGCTGGTGGTGTTGGATGTTTCATTGCCGCGCCTTAATGGGCTGGAGTTGTTAGCGCGTATGCGTAAGCGCGGGCAGAGCCTGCCGGTACTGTTGCTGACCGCCCGGGTGGAACTGGCGGATCGGGTGCGGGGGCTGAATCAGGGAGCGGATGACTATCTGACCAAACCTTTTGAGCTGGAAGAGCTTGAGGCGCGCATCCGTGCGCTGCTGCGTCGCAGCCAGGGCCATCATGAGTCAGCGCAAGTGTTTGGTGAGCTGGTTTTGCATGACGAAGGTTTCTTTGTGTTGCAGGAAAAACCGCTGGCGCTGACGCCGCGTGAATCGAGCGTGCTGACGACGCTAATGCAGCGCCGTGGCCGGCCGGTTTCGCGTCAGCAGCTGTATGAACAAACTTTTACCCTTGCTGATGAAGCCAGCCCGGAAAGTATTGAGCTGTATGTGCACCGGGTGCGAAAAAAACTCTCCGGTAGCAATGTATCCATCGTCACGCTGCGTGGGCTTGGCTACAGCCTGGAGTGCCAGCCGTGCGCCTGA
- a CDS encoding DedA family protein, whose protein sequence is MDLIRFVIDFILHIDVHLAELVAQYGIWIYAILFLILFCETGLVVTPFLPGDSLLFVAGALAALPGNDLNVHLMVTLLVIAAILGDAVNYTIGRLFGERLFSNPNSKIFRRSYLDKTHAFYERHGGKTIILARFVPIVRTFAPFVAGMGHMSYRHFAFYNVSGALIWVLLFSYAGYLFGDLPIVQENLKLLIVAIIVVSILPGVIEVWRHRRAARQQKQ, encoded by the coding sequence ATGGATCTTATTCGTTTTGTCATCGATTTTATTCTGCATATTGATGTTCACCTGGCGGAGTTGGTGGCGCAGTATGGCATCTGGATTTACGCCATTCTGTTTTTGATCCTGTTCTGCGAAACCGGATTAGTGGTCACGCCGTTCCTGCCTGGCGATTCACTGCTGTTCGTTGCTGGCGCGCTGGCCGCACTGCCAGGTAACGATCTTAATGTTCACCTGATGGTGACTCTGCTGGTGATTGCAGCGATTCTGGGTGATGCAGTGAATTACACTATCGGAAGGCTGTTTGGAGAACGATTATTCAGTAATCCGAACTCCAAAATTTTCCGTCGCAGCTATCTCGATAAAACCCATGCGTTTTATGAGCGTCACGGCGGTAAAACCATTATTTTGGCGCGTTTCGTGCCTATTGTCCGCACATTCGCGCCTTTTGTGGCCGGTATGGGCCATATGTCTTACCGTCACTTTGCGTTTTATAACGTCAGCGGCGCGCTGATTTGGGTGCTGCTATTCTCCTATGCTGGCTATCTGTTTGGTGACTTACCGATAGTGCAGGAGAACCTCAAATTGCTGATCGTAGCAATTATTGTGGTATCAATTCTGCCGGGTGTAATTGAGGTGTGGCGCCATCGCCGCGCCGCGCGACAGCAGAAACAATAG
- a CDS encoding AraC family transcriptional regulator: MTQQLTYHAPEHARDARFFFRYEQANARTEYLPHAHSWGQVIFVKCNVLEMNVEGQRLLTPAEFPIWIPPGKLHASYNNKQANFRTFNIAASLCHGLPDKACLLKVGPIVKAIIDDCAERQLLVAERPADIRLCEVLLDQLSTAQEQESYLPSSQDKYLTPILQALEHNPADNTTLAQWAQRVYTTERTLSRRCQALLGMSFSEWRQRLRFLHAISKLEQGMSVQNVALDVGYSSASALIVMFQQQSGMTPERYRQRAG, translated from the coding sequence ATGACTCAGCAGCTGACTTATCATGCGCCTGAACATGCCAGAGATGCGCGCTTTTTCTTTCGTTACGAACAGGCCAACGCACGCACTGAATATCTGCCGCATGCGCACAGCTGGGGGCAGGTGATTTTCGTTAAATGCAACGTGCTGGAGATGAATGTCGAAGGCCAGCGCTTGCTGACGCCAGCCGAATTTCCCATCTGGATTCCACCGGGGAAACTGCACGCCAGTTACAACAATAAACAGGCCAATTTCCGTACCTTTAATATTGCCGCCAGCCTGTGTCACGGCCTGCCGGACAAAGCCTGCCTGCTGAAAGTCGGGCCAATTGTTAAAGCGATTATTGATGACTGCGCGGAGCGTCAGCTGCTGGTGGCGGAACGGCCGGCGGATATTCGCCTGTGCGAAGTGCTGCTCGATCAGCTGTCAACAGCGCAGGAGCAGGAGAGCTATTTGCCCAGCTCGCAGGATAAATACCTGACGCCGATTCTGCAGGCGCTGGAGCACAATCCGGCCGATAACACCACGCTGGCGCAGTGGGCGCAGCGGGTCTACACCACCGAGCGCACGCTGTCGCGCCGTTGCCAGGCGCTGCTCGGGATGTCGTTCAGCGAATGGCGGCAGCGCTTACGCTTTCTGCACGCCATCTCGAAGCTGGAGCAGGGGATGTCGGTGCAAAATGTGGCGCTGGATGTGGGCTACAGTTCCGCTTCAGCGCTGATTGTGATGTTTCAGCAGCAGAGCGGTATGACGCCGGAGCGCTATCGACAGCGGGCGGGATAA
- a CDS encoding sensor histidine kinase: MRLIHSLRGELLLWLGLPLLLLWGLSVYTHYKSASQAATQAYDRSLLASARTVAERLAVRDGHLEVDVPWVVLDSFERNMQDQLFYQVISPAGKTLSGYDDLPAIPPDVRMSTHYPALVYFYDAEYHQAPIRIAALWQPVSEEGVGGMALILVAETLTSRQQFAAGLLRTAIWSQGALVLITLLLVGLMLRKVLRPLRRLSRIMSRREPGELSPLPSVMPWSEMQPLIAAFNRYLARLRDLLARQERFSGDVSHQLRTPLTILKTQVSLALSSPRPEIWQESLQGMRSTLDDTIRLTDRLLQLSRIKGRHGDENAFQRVDLAERVREACLTRYSQARSKSIDLGYEGDEHCDVMGDSLLLAELCANLLDNAIKYSPQGGVVTARLRNGLLEIEDSGPGIAESERQQAMLPFQRLESTGGQSGAGLGLALVKDITAWHYTDAELLRSPSLGGLLVRIRFNCLPLVRRAG; encoded by the coding sequence GTGCGCCTGATTCATTCATTACGCGGCGAACTGCTGCTGTGGCTGGGGCTCCCGCTGTTACTGCTGTGGGGCTTATCAGTGTATACTCACTATAAAAGCGCCTCGCAGGCGGCAACGCAGGCCTATGACCGCTCACTGCTGGCTTCGGCGCGCACCGTGGCAGAGCGGCTGGCAGTGCGGGATGGTCATCTGGAAGTGGATGTTCCCTGGGTGGTGCTCGACAGCTTCGAGCGCAATATGCAGGATCAGCTGTTCTATCAGGTGATTTCACCGGCCGGTAAAACGCTGTCCGGCTATGACGATCTGCCCGCTATTCCGCCGGATGTTCGGATGTCCACTCACTATCCGGCGCTGGTTTACTTCTATGACGCCGAATATCACCAGGCGCCGATTCGTATTGCCGCGCTGTGGCAGCCGGTCAGCGAAGAGGGGGTTGGCGGTATGGCGCTGATTCTGGTGGCGGAAACGTTGACTTCACGCCAGCAGTTTGCCGCCGGGCTGCTGCGTACCGCCATCTGGAGTCAGGGCGCGCTGGTGCTGATTACTTTGCTACTGGTGGGGCTGATGCTACGAAAGGTGCTGCGTCCGCTGCGCCGCTTATCACGGATTATGTCGCGTCGTGAGCCGGGCGAACTGTCGCCGCTACCGTCGGTGATGCCGTGGTCGGAAATGCAGCCGCTGATTGCCGCATTTAATCGCTATCTCGCGCGACTGCGCGATCTTCTGGCGCGTCAGGAACGATTCAGCGGCGATGTATCACACCAGCTGCGCACGCCGCTGACCATTCTGAAAACCCAGGTATCGCTGGCGTTAAGCAGCCCACGGCCGGAAATCTGGCAGGAGAGTTTGCAGGGGATGCGCAGCACGCTGGATGACACTATTCGGCTGACCGATCGCTTATTACAGTTGTCGCGTATCAAAGGGCGGCACGGCGATGAGAACGCCTTTCAGCGCGTTGATCTGGCCGAACGGGTGCGCGAGGCTTGTCTGACACGCTACTCGCAGGCAAGAAGTAAAAGCATCGACTTAGGCTATGAGGGCGATGAGCACTGCGACGTAATGGGTGATTCGCTACTGCTGGCAGAGCTGTGCGCCAATTTATTGGATAACGCCATTAAATACAGTCCGCAGGGGGGCGTGGTAACCGCACGACTGCGCAATGGCCTGCTGGAAATCGAGGACAGTGGGCCGGGTATTGCGGAATCAGAGCGGCAACAGGCGATGTTGCCATTTCAGCGGCTGGAGAGTACCGGCGGCCAGTCCGGTGCCGGACTCGGGCTGGCGCTGGTTAAAGATATTACCGCTTGGCATTACACCGATGCTGAACTGCTCCGCAGCCCGTCACTGGGCGGGCTGCTGGTGCGTATCCGGTTTAACTGCCTGCCGCTGGTCAGGCGGGCGGGGTAG
- a CDS encoding tripartite tricarboxylate transporter TctB family protein: MSDRIFAAIWLLLCIAGLFVGWGIHSEYSYEPVGPRPFPVMLLSLMAICAVMLLIRKPDLISWPTKSVLGRLLALMVMMLLYGWLFETLGFPLSTALLTFGLGMLFGAVWWAAALSGVVMGGVLFYAFDRLLDVTLPLGSWLS; encoded by the coding sequence ATGAGCGATCGTATTTTTGCGGCGATCTGGCTGTTGCTGTGTATTGCCGGCCTGTTTGTCGGCTGGGGCATCCACAGCGAATACAGCTATGAACCGGTCGGTCCGCGCCCGTTTCCGGTCATGCTTCTTAGCCTGATGGCAATTTGTGCGGTGATGCTGTTGATACGTAAACCGGACCTGATTAGCTGGCCCACAAAATCGGTGCTCGGGCGGCTGCTGGCCCTGATGGTGATGATGCTGCTGTATGGCTGGCTGTTTGAAACGCTCGGTTTTCCACTCAGTACCGCGCTGCTGACCTTCGGTCTCGGCATGCTGTTCGGTGCCGTCTGGTGGGCAGCCGCGCTTTCCGGCGTGGTGATGGGTGGCGTGCTGTTTTACGCCTTTGATCGTCTGCTGGACGTCACGTTACCGCTCGGCAGCTGGCTGAGCTAA
- a CDS encoding Bug family tripartite tricarboxylate transporter substrate binding protein: MIRTALASAVLCLTTQASFAAEPPSRTECIAPAKPGGGFDLTCKLLQISLQQTGLVDSPMRVTYMPGGVGAVAYNAIIAQRPAEFGTLVAFSGGSLLNLSQGKFGRYSVDDVKWLAAVGTDYGMIAVRADSPYQTLNELMAAMKKDANSVVVGAGASIGSQDWMKTALLAREAGIDPRKMRYVAFEGGGEAVTALLGNHIQVVSGDMSEMVPHLEGGKMRVLAVMSDKRLPEPLQAVPTAKEQGFDIEWPIIRGFYLGPKVSDAEYQWWETAFKKMTASDEFKHQRDLRGLFEFNLTGNALDSYVKQQVADYREKAKSFGLAK; the protein is encoded by the coding sequence ATGATCCGCACCGCGTTAGCCAGTGCCGTGCTCTGTCTGACAACCCAGGCAAGTTTTGCGGCAGAACCCCCTTCCCGCACCGAATGTATTGCCCCGGCCAAACCCGGCGGAGGCTTTGACTTGACCTGCAAACTGCTGCAGATCTCTTTGCAGCAAACCGGGCTGGTCGACTCGCCGATGCGCGTCACCTACATGCCTGGCGGCGTCGGCGCGGTGGCATACAACGCGATTATCGCTCAACGTCCGGCAGAGTTTGGCACGCTGGTCGCCTTCTCCGGCGGTTCACTGCTGAATCTGTCGCAGGGCAAGTTTGGCCGCTATTCGGTAGATGACGTGAAGTGGCTGGCGGCGGTCGGTACTGATTACGGCATGATTGCGGTTCGCGCCGACTCGCCGTACCAAACGCTTAACGAACTGATGGCGGCGATGAAAAAAGATGCCAACTCGGTGGTAGTAGGGGCAGGCGCATCGATTGGCAGCCAGGACTGGATGAAAACCGCATTACTGGCGCGTGAAGCCGGAATCGATCCGCGCAAAATGCGCTATGTCGCGTTTGAAGGCGGCGGTGAAGCGGTTACCGCGCTGCTGGGCAACCATATTCAGGTGGTATCCGGCGATATGAGTGAAATGGTGCCACATCTGGAAGGCGGCAAAATGCGCGTACTGGCGGTGATGTCAGATAAACGCCTGCCGGAACCACTGCAAGCAGTTCCGACCGCTAAAGAACAAGGGTTTGATATTGAGTGGCCGATTATTCGCGGCTTTTATCTTGGCCCAAAAGTCAGCGACGCCGAATATCAGTGGTGGGAAACCGCGTTTAAAAAGATGACCGCCAGCGACGAGTTCAAACATCAGCGCGATCTGCGAGGCCTGTTTGAATTCAACTTGACCGGCAACGCGCTCGACAGCTACGTCAAACAGCAGGTGGCCGATTACCGTGAAAAGGCCAAATCCTTTGGCCTGGCAAAATAA
- the pdxB gene encoding 4-phosphoerythronate dehydrogenase PdxB gives MPYARELFSRTGDVVAVPGRPIPEAQLSDADGLMVRSVTKVNAELLNGKPVKFVGTATAGTDHIDEDFLAAQGIGFSAAPGCNAIAVVEYVFSALLLLAERDGFQLTDRTVGIVGVGNVGARLQARLEALGIRTLLCDPPRADRGDEGEFHPLEKLVAEADILTFHTPLFKDGAYKTLHLADAALLRALKSNSILINACRGAVVDNAALLEVLNQRDDLSVVLDVWEPEPELSLPLLDKVDIGTAHIAGYTLEGKARGTTQVFEAWTQFIGQAQQVALDTLLPAPEFGRITLHGPLDQPTLKRLVHLVYDVRRDDAPLRHVAAIAGEFDRLRKNYQERREWSSLHVQCDNAEAAELLNKLGFNAVYQQLRG, from the coding sequence ATGCCCTATGCCCGCGAACTGTTCAGCCGTACCGGCGATGTGGTGGCGGTGCCGGGACGTCCGATTCCCGAAGCGCAACTGAGTGATGCCGATGGTTTGATGGTGCGTTCAGTAACCAAAGTGAATGCCGAATTGCTAAACGGCAAGCCGGTGAAATTTGTTGGCACCGCCACCGCAGGCACCGACCATATTGATGAAGATTTTCTTGCGGCGCAGGGTATCGGCTTTTCAGCAGCGCCTGGCTGCAACGCGATTGCGGTAGTGGAATATGTGTTTTCTGCGCTGCTGCTGCTGGCGGAGCGTGATGGCTTTCAGTTAACCGATCGCACCGTGGGTATTGTCGGTGTCGGTAACGTCGGCGCTCGCCTGCAGGCGCGGCTGGAAGCGCTGGGGATCCGCACGCTGCTGTGCGATCCGCCGCGTGCCGATCGCGGTGATGAAGGCGAGTTTCATCCGCTGGAAAAACTGGTCGCCGAGGCTGATATCCTCACTTTCCATACGCCGTTGTTTAAAGACGGTGCATATAAAACCCTGCACCTTGCCGATGCGGCGCTGCTGCGGGCGCTGAAATCCAACAGCATTCTGATTAACGCCTGTCGCGGTGCGGTGGTGGACAATGCTGCACTGCTCGAGGTGCTGAACCAGCGCGACGATCTCAGCGTGGTGCTGGATGTCTGGGAGCCGGAACCGGAACTGTCGCTGCCGCTGCTGGATAAAGTGGACATCGGCACCGCCCATATCGCCGGTTATACCCTCGAAGGCAAAGCGCGTGGCACGACTCAGGTGTTTGAAGCCTGGACACAGTTTATTGGTCAGGCCCAGCAGGTGGCGCTGGACACTCTGCTGCCGGCACCGGAATTTGGCCGAATTACGCTGCACGGTCCGTTAGATCAGCCAACGCTGAAACGTTTAGTGCATCTGGTGTATGATGTGCGCCGCGATGACGCCCCGCTGCGTCATGTTGCCGCCATCGCCGGTGAATTTGATCGCCTGCGCAAGAATTATCAGGAGCGACGCGAATGGTCGTCATTGCACGTGCAGTGCGATAACGCCGAAGCTGCCGAATTACTGAATAAGCTGGGCTTTAATGCCGTTTATCAGCAGCTTCGCGGATAG
- a CDS encoding tripartite tricarboxylate transporter permease, translating to METWSFLMQGFSVAMTPENLLIALIGCFIGTIVGLLPGLGPINGVAILMPLAFALHLPAESALILLATVYIGCEYGGRISSILLNVPGDAGAIMTALDGYPMAQKGQAGVALSISAVSSFVGSTISIVGIILFAPLLANWSLAFGPAEFFALMVFAIACLGSMMSHNPLKSILAALIGLAMATVGVDSNSGVYRFTFDSVHLSDGIQFVVVVIGLFSVSEILLMLESTSSGQKMVRASGRMLFNMKEASQCVGATLRSSLLGFFVGVLPGAGATIASAIAYMSEKKISGGDTFGKGDIRGVAAPEAANNASACGSFIPMLTLGIPGSGTTAVMVGALTLYNITPGPAMFTEQPDIVWGLIAALLIGNVMLLIMNIPMINLFARMLTIPLWFLVPAIAAISAVGVYAVHSTTFDLLLMVGLGIFGYILRKMDFPMSPLILGFVLGEMLEQNLRRALSISNGNLPILWESAISKVLLILAITVLLLPPLWKYWRRKRAALATE from the coding sequence ATGGAAACCTGGTCGTTTTTAATGCAGGGTTTTTCTGTCGCTATGACGCCGGAAAACCTGTTAATCGCGCTGATTGGCTGCTTTATCGGCACCATTGTTGGCTTACTGCCCGGTCTGGGGCCAATTAATGGCGTCGCTATTCTGATGCCGCTGGCCTTTGCACTGCATCTGCCGGCCGAATCGGCGCTGATCCTGCTGGCTACAGTGTATATTGGCTGCGAATATGGTGGGCGCATCTCCTCGATTCTGCTGAATGTGCCGGGGGATGCCGGTGCGATCATGACCGCGCTGGATGGCTATCCGATGGCGCAAAAAGGTCAGGCCGGCGTCGCGCTGTCGATTTCGGCGGTCAGCTCATTTGTCGGTTCGACCATTTCGATTGTCGGCATCATTCTGTTCGCTCCCCTGCTCGCCAACTGGTCGCTGGCATTTGGCCCGGCCGAGTTTTTTGCCCTGATGGTGTTTGCCATCGCCTGTCTGGGCAGTATGATGAGCCATAATCCGCTTAAATCGATACTCGCCGCGCTTATCGGCCTGGCGATGGCAACCGTCGGCGTAGATTCCAACTCCGGCGTTTATCGCTTTACCTTTGATAGCGTACATCTCTCTGACGGTATTCAGTTTGTGGTGGTGGTAATCGGCCTGTTCTCCGTCAGTGAGATCCTGCTGATGCTGGAATCCACCAGCAGCGGACAAAAAATGGTGCGCGCCAGCGGACGCATGCTGTTCAATATGAAGGAAGCATCACAGTGCGTGGGAGCCACGCTGCGCTCTTCGCTGCTCGGCTTTTTTGTCGGCGTGCTGCCCGGTGCCGGTGCCACTATCGCCAGCGCCATCGCCTATATGAGTGAGAAAAAAATCAGCGGTGGTGATACCTTCGGTAAGGGTGATATTCGTGGTGTTGCCGCGCCGGAAGCGGCCAATAACGCCTCGGCCTGCGGCTCGTTTATTCCGATGCTGACGCTGGGGATCCCCGGTTCCGGCACCACGGCGGTAATGGTCGGCGCGCTGACGCTGTACAACATCACGCCGGGCCCGGCGATGTTTACCGAACAGCCGGATATCGTCTGGGGGCTGATTGCCGCGCTGTTAATCGGTAACGTAATGCTGCTGATTATGAATATCCCAATGATTAATCTGTTCGCTCGTATGCTGACCATTCCGCTGTGGTTTCTGGTTCCGGCGATTGCCGCGATTTCTGCGGTCGGCGTATATGCGGTGCACAGCACCACCTTCGACCTGCTGCTAATGGTTGGACTGGGTATCTTCGGCTATATTCTGCGCAAAATGGATTTTCCGATGTCGCCGCTGATTCTTGGCTTTGTGCTCGGAGAAATGCTTGAGCAAAATTTACGTCGGGCACTGTCAATCAGTAACGGTAATCTGCCGATTCTCTGGGAAAGTGCCATCAGTAAGGTGCTGTTAATTCTGGCAATCACTGTTTTGCTGCTGCCACCACTCTGGAAGTACTGGCGTCGTAAGCGTGCCGCGCTGGCAACCGAGTAA